A section of the Malus sylvestris chromosome 17, drMalSylv7.2, whole genome shotgun sequence genome encodes:
- the LOC126609865 gene encoding transcription initiation factor TFIID subunit 15 produces the protein MSRPGDWNCRSCHHLNFQRRDSCQRCGDAKSGVDFGGFGGRGGGSSFGFMTTGSDVRPGDWYCAAGNCGAHNFASRSSCFKCGAFKDDSAISGGGGFDSDLPRSRGFGLGLGGGGGGGGAGGGRPGWKSGDWICTRLGCNEHNFASRMECFRCNAPRDSY, from the exons ATGAGCCGACCAGGAGACTGGAACTGCAGGTCATGCCACCACCTCAACTTCCAGAGGCGTGACTCATGCCAACGTTGTGGAGATGCCAAGTCCGGCGTAGATTTCGGGGGCTTCGgcggaagaggaggaggatccTCGTTTGGGTTCATGACTACCGGCTCAGATGTTCGGCCTGGTGACTGGTACTGCGCTGCTGGCAACTGTGGAGCCCACAATTTTGCAAGCCGTTCCAGCTGCTTCAAATGTGGGGCTTTCAAGGATGATTCTGCCATTAGCGGCGGTGGTGGCTTTGACTCTGACCTGCCACGCTCCCGGGGTTTCGGGTTAGGACTTGGCGGTGGTGGCGGAGGAGGCGGAGCAGGTGGTGGTCGACCTGGATGGAAATCTGGAGATTGGATTTGTACCAG GTTGGGGTGCAACGAGCACAACTTTGCTAGCAGAATGGAATGCTTTAGATGCAATGCCCCAAGAGACTCATACTAG
- the LOC126610222 gene encoding uncharacterized protein LOC126610222 produces MASSSLGTLNAKITNLNFGRARVGVLQSYGVRTWTGRKPQLYSCLSISRQSSEKVLHEHSIPSLQILSAKSLEEVSEESGDSGPTNQLVQNFDEVQSLLTAICDTTTVAEVKLKIGGFRLNVVRKLTEKICTPPPPSPAAVSASENAKALDSNGVVPTQSVAITRQESSSRSIQTLLDRAADDGLVLIHSPRVGLFRRSRTIKGKRAPPSCKEKQIVKEGQVICYIEQLGGELPIESDVAGEVIRILQEDGDPVGYGDALVAVLPSFPGIKKLQ; encoded by the exons ATGGCTTCCA GTAGCCTAGGGACATTGAATGCTAAAATTACGAACTTGAACTTCGGTAGAGCACGGGTTGGGGTTTTACAGTCATATGGTGTAAGAACTTGGACAGGGAGAAAACCACAGTTGTACTCATGTTTATCGATATCAAGACAGTCATCAGAAAAAGTATTACATGAGCACAGCATTCCATCGTTACAAATCCTGT CTGCTAAAAGTTTAGAAGAGGTTTCTGAAGAGAGTGGAGATTCTGGTCCGACAAACCAGCTCGTTCAAAATTTTGATGAG GTACAATCTTTGCTCACAGCAATATGTGATACAACTACAGTTGCAGAGGTCAAATTAAAA ATTGGTGGATTTCGGTTAAATGTGGTGAGGAAGTTGACTGAAAAAATTTGCACACCACCTCCCCCAAGTCCTGCTGCTGTTAGTGCGAGTGAAAATGCTAAAGCACTTGATTCGAATGGTGTTGTTCCTACACAATCTGTAGCTATCACTAGACAAGAATCGTCTTCGAGGAGTATCCAGACATTGCTAGATAGAGCTGCAGATGATGGCTTGGTGTTAATTCATTCTCCACGA GTGGGGTTGTTTAGGAGATCTCGAACCATAAAGGGGAAGCGTGCTCCGCCATCATGTAAAGAG AAGCAAATAGTGAAGGAGGGACAAGTGATTTGCTACATAGAACAGCTTGGCGGGGAGCTCCCAATTGAG tctGATGTAGCTGGGGAGGTCATCAGGATACTACAAGAAGATGGTG ATCCCGTTGGATATGGTGATGCTCTCGTTGCGGTTCTCCCCTCATTTCCTGGGATTAAGAAACTTCAATAG
- the LOC126610223 gene encoding zinc finger CCCH domain-containing protein 39-like produces the protein MGTPLPTPQFFAQYLESGDSRRQRKHQIPTEEKEIKAQSDINSQAFKKPRTSETVSNSNAASGQNKMLPSYYKTQLCRKFQMGCCSSGQRCSFAHGTSDLRRTLRDAQGMETEKGNLARRTWNGDHGSSNGVRICRSFFRWGTCSYGDKCRFRHVNPENIRDSSFISISTAGGSAQFDCKKSLEQRKLCGYTTPECGSVQANSLTAYTRGNNASNHRMGIAIAYKQGQSTQCNLEWNELERLSRIYADWIEDMPLLHGSSSKVEYYSSLV, from the exons ATGGGTACTCCATTACCTACTCCCCAATTTTTTGCTCAATATCTTGAATCCGGTGACAGCAGGCGTCAGAGGAAACATCAAATTCCTACTGAGGAGAAAGAAATCAAAGCTCAATCTGACATCAACTCCCAAGCTTTCAAGAAACCCAGAACTTCAGAAACCGTATCGAACTCGAATGCGGCCTCAGGACAGAACAAAATGTTGCCTAGCTATTACAAGACCCAACTGTGCCGTAAATTCCAAATGGGTTGTTGCTCTTCTGGGCAGAGATGTTCCTTTGCTCATGGCACCAGTGATCTCCGCAGGACTTTGCGTGATGCGCAAGGAATGGAAACTGAGAAGGGAAACTTGGCCAGGAGGACTTGGAATGGTGATCATGGAAGTTCTAATGGAGTGAGAATATGCAGGTCGTTCTTTAGATGGGGAACATGCAGTTACGGAGACAAATGCCGCTTTCGTCATGTCAATCCTGAAAATATCAGAGATAGTTCGTTCATAAGCATTTCAACTGCTGGTGGTTCTGCTCAATTTGACTGCAAGAAGTCTCTGG AACAAAGGAAGCTTTGTGGCTATACTACACCAGAATGTGGAAGTGTGCAGGCTAACAGTTTAACGGCTTATACGAGGGGCAACAATGCATCAAATCATAGGATGGGGATTGCGATTGCTTATAAACAAGGTCAAAGTACGCAGTGCAACTTAGAGTGGAACGAACTTGAGAGATTGAGTCGCATCTATGCTGATTGGATTGAAGATATGCCTCTTCTACATGGCTCATCAAGCAAAGTGGAGTACTACTCGAGTTTAGTATGA
- the LOC126611907 gene encoding probable disease resistance protein At5g63020, protein MGNMFSVSIPCDHTANFCCWGFLSQQANYIGKLGVNLEALDRSSQELIALKNDLVRRVEVSELQTSMMRLDQVQLWIKKAETLETRVREVKNCADREIQKSCSGVYCSKNYFPSYKYGKKVFKMLVEVDALKSKGSFEEVVTESLPVGVVYEMPTEPTVGMESMFEQVWRHVEDEQVGTIGLYGMGGVGKTTLLTKIHNDLAFSTSYHFDLVLWIVVSKDHKLEILQDKIGEKLGIVNDKWKHKEPHEKAQHIFKFLSEKIFVLLLDDLWEPIEMIKVGIPNPAIPDTADNKKSKKSKIIFTTRLEHICSCMDAQIKIKVRCLMPNQAWTLFQEKVGKETLQSHPDIPALAQVVANECDGLPLASITVGQAMTCKKTPHEWNHAIRVLKESASEFSTMGDKVFPLLKFSYDNLPSETIKSCFLYCALFPEDFRMSKDDLLYFWMCEDMFEEYVNVDVAKNETYHIIGTLLSACLLEEEGNFVKMHDVIRDMALWLACDCGKENESILVHAGLQGTPHVKKWKNAKRVSLVGSHFKSLVETPKSPNLLTLFLRGGKGPLNMIADGFFDHMPTLRVLDLSENLNITKLPSGISNLISLQHLNLSRTGVRELPIELKACVRLKYLDLEHTDQLDFVPQNIISSFPMLKVLRMLACSSSDRILVDGEGALMEEMQDLEYLDVLTLSVRSSSFLQKLIGFYKLVTRIRTLQLSDGKNEASFLDISSLVDMKHLDTLYIRDTPNWKQLEVDWAGRAPNDPWDLMMIKQNCFLCLQFIEVSRCPNLTDMTWLIFAPNLSHLRVDACNDIEKIIDLERLGGVGNVVQELNPFGKLTILILSMLPRLSSIHDSPLPFPYLKEIKVVACPVLRKLPLNSASAEGSNIVIRGHEAWWSFLEWEDEDAQNVFLPCFRHG, encoded by the coding sequence ATGGGGAACATGTTCTCAGTCTCCATACCTTGCGATCACACGGCTAACTTCTGCTGCTGGGGTTTCCTTAGTCAACAAGCAAACTACATCGGCAAGCTCGGAGTAAACCTTGAAGCTCTGGATCGATCATCGCAAGAACTGATCGCTTTAAAGAATGATCTCGTGAGAAGGGTTGAGGTTTCCGAGCTTCAGACATCCATGATGCGCTTGGACCAGGTACAACTGTGGATTAAAAAGGCGGAAACTCTTGAGACACGAGTCAGAGAAGTTAAAAATTGTGCAGATCGAGAAATTCAGAAATCATGTAGCGGAGTTTACTGCTCCAAGAACTACTTTCCCAGCTACAAGTACGGAAAAAAAGTGTTTAAAATGTTGGTGGAAGTGGATGCCTTGAAAAGCAAGGGAAGCTTTGAAGAGGTGGTAACAGAAAGCTTACCGGTAGGTGTAGTCTATGAAATGCCTACTGAACCAACAGTGGGGATGGAGTCGATGTTTGAACAGGTCTGGAGACATGTTGAAGATGAACAGGTGGGAACAATCGGGTTATATGGAATGGGAGGGGTGGGCAAGACCACCCTCCTTACCAAAATCCATAACGATTTGGCCTTTAGTACTTCTTACCATTTTGATCTTGTGCTTTGGATCGTGGTCTCAAAAGACCACAAACTTGAAATCCTCCAAGATAAGATTGGTGAAAAGCTTGGGATTGTTAATGACAAATGGAAGCATAAAGAGCCGCATGAAAAAGCTCAACACATCTTCAAGTTCTTGAGTGAGAAGATATTTGTGCTATTGTTGGATGATTTATGGGAGCCGATTGAAATGATTAAAGTTGGGATTCCTAATCCAGCGATTCCTGATACAGCTGACAATAAGAAGTCGAAGAAGTCGAAGATAATATTCACGACTCGCTTGGAGCATATATGTAGTTGTATGGATGCTCAAATAAAGATTAAAGTCAGGTGTTTAATGCCGAACCAAGCATGGACCTTGTTTCAGGAGAAGGTGGGCAAAGAAACTCTTCAAAGTCATCCAGATATCCCCGCACTTGCGCAAGTCGTGGCAAATGAGTGTGACGGTTTGCCACTTGCATCGATTACAGTTGGTCAAGCCATGACGTGCAAGAAAACACCCCACGAATGGAATCATGCAATTCGGGTTCTAAAGGAATCTGCCTCAGAGTTTTCCACTATGGGAGACAAGGTATTTCCTCTTTTAAAATTTAGTTACGATAATCTGCCCAGTGAGACAATCAAATCATGCTTCTTATATTGTGCTCTATTTCCGGAAGATTTCCGGATGAGTAAAGatgatttattatatttttggaTGTGTGAGGACATGTTTGAAGAGTATGTTAACGTAGATGTAGCGAAAAATGAGACTTACCATATCATAGGAACGCTCCTTTCTGCATGTTTgttggaagaagaaggaaattttgtaaaaatgcaTGACGTAATTCGTGACATGGCATTGTGGTTAGCTTGTGACTGCGGGAAAGAAAACGAGAGTATCCTCGTGCATGCAGGTCTCCAGGGAACACCACATGTGAAGAAATGGAAGAACGCTAAAAGGGTATCATTGGTTggtagtcattttaaaagcctAGTTGAAACACCAAAATCTCCAAATCTGTTGACCTTATTTCTTAGAGGTGGAAAAggtcctttgaatatgattgcTGATGGCTTTTTTGATCATATGCCTACTCTGCGAGTTCTGGATTTGTCTGAAAATCTGAACATAACCAAATTGCCATCTGGCATTTCCAACCTGATTTCGTTACAACACCTAAATTTGTCAAGAACTGGTGTAAGAGAGCTGCCAATTGAATTAAAGGCTTGTGTGAGGCTAAAATATTTGGATTTGGAGCATACGGATCAGCTTGATTTTGTACCACAAAATATAATATCAAGTTTTCCAATGCTAAAAGTTTTGAGGATGCTAGCATGTAGTTCGTCAGATAGAATTCTTGTTGACGGTGAAGGAGCCCTGATGGAGGAAATGCAGGATTTGGAATACCTTGACGTTTTGACTTTGAGCGTACGGAGTAGCTCTTTTTTGCAAAAACTGATCGGATTCTACAAATTGGTGACCCGCATTCGGACTCTACAGCTCTCGGATGGCAAGAACGAAGCAAGCTTTCTAGACATATCGTCTTTGGTGGATATGAAACATCTTGATACCCTTTATATTCGGGATACTCCTAATTGGAAACAATTGGAAGTTGATTGGGCAGGACGAGCACCTAACGATCCCTGGGATTTAATGATGATAAAACAAAATTGCTTCCTTTGCCTTCAGTTCATAGAAGTATCACGATGCCCAAATCTCACGGACATGACTTGGCTCATTTTTGCTCCGAATCTCAGCCATTTACGTGTAGATGCCTGCAATGATATTGAGAAAATAATCGATTTGGAAAGACTGGGTGGAGTTGGAAATGTGGTACAAGAACTGAACCCTTTTGGAAAACTTACCATTCTGATTTTGAGTATGCTTCCACGGCTGAGTAGCATACATGATAGTCCCCTGCCCTTTCCATACCTGAAAGAAATCAAGGTAGTTGCATGTCCAGTGCTGAGAAAGCTTCCACTCAACTCCGCAAGTGCTGAGGGGAGCAATATTGTAATCAGAGGACATGAAGCATGGTGGTCTTTCTTAGAGTGGGAGGACGAAGATGCTCAAAATGTTTTTCTTCCCTGCTTCAGACATGGTTAA